The Mugil cephalus isolate CIBA_MC_2020 chromosome 19, CIBA_Mcephalus_1.1, whole genome shotgun sequence genome has a window encoding:
- the oacyl gene encoding O-acyltransferase like protein isoform X2, with protein MALSSLVFLLLVGGVVSGVPTVSQRCVTDTDTFLSDINRDEPKEYAVHMYDAFGKMGSNVKGGNANRPGLLQQCSSARGPSFSGQYCQVFLRQGTVQYFVGICVPDSCKEEDVQILVVYGRLQFNQMSLIPPLPSVLVNESTQEMIMTHCLSSAVDPDASDVTCLFVCCVMVALPLAATLFTAMIKWQRNREVSPAVEAARLNSGLNLYGSMKTNGSSSREMNNSISEGNNSRPARLCLPQSCVNGYLQAFSLQNTSKGVLSTSPSIRGGGYSSLNGIRVLSLLWIICGHSAQFPVINTLDNYKNWKKTVESSPLYVLTISGPVFLAVDTFLLLGGLLSARSLLGSIDKAEDKLSPSLVAGYLFKRIKRIQPLHLFIMCLTIGLISVVQWGPYWFPFVDTMMDCKAYWWANLLLITNLLPVHEICIPWTWYLSLDFQCYATTPLLVYFYRLNRGVFTVVAGGLLLMTTVAGAVITAIMQLPVFQPSTMTSENYVLYYYVKPYTRYGPFLIGILTGIYLKTKKDQLLKQKWQAALGWFCCLSLMAALVGLPYVLRETPDYPSAPHALYQGLHRPLWALAVTWIILACEEGYGGFINDLLSLSFWVPLSNISFACYLSHPVFIILYIGLQETPIHYTDLNFMYLFLGHLVLTLVVSYVLTVLVEKPYLLLKWSST; from the exons ATGGCCCTGAGTTCGCTGGTGTTCCTTCTCCTCGTCGGGGGTGTCGTCTCGGGGGTCCCGACGGTGTCCCAGAGATGCGTGACGGATACCGACACTTTTCTGTCGGACATTAACCGGGACGAGCCAAAGGAATATGCTGTTcaca TGTACGACGCATTCGGAAAGATGGGTAGCAACGTCAAGGGGGGCAACGCCAACCGGCCCGGTCTGCTGCAGCAGTGCAGCTCGGCCCGGGGCCCCAGCTTCTCCGGACAGTACTGCCAGGTGTTCCTTAGGCAg GGAACAGTCCAGTACTTCGTGGGTATTTGTGTGCCTGATTCCTGCAAGGAGGAGGACGTGCAAATATTGGTGGTTTACG GCAGACTTCAGTTTAACCAGATGTCTCTCATCCCTCCATTGCCTTCCGTCCTGGTCAACGAGTCCACTCAGGAGATGATCATGACCCACTGTTTGTCGAGCGCGGTCGACCCCGACGCCTCCGACGTCACCTGCCT GTTTGTTTGCTGCGTGATGGTGGCTCTTCCTCTGGCGGCCACCCTGTTTACGGCTATGATAAAGTGGCAGCGGAACAGGGAGGTCAGTCCTGCAGTGGAGGCGGCCCGTTTAAACTCCGGCCTCAACCTCTACGGGTCCATGAAGACCAACGGCTCATCCAGCAGGGAAATGAATAACAGCATCTCTGAAGGGAATA ACAGCAGACCTGCACGGCTGTGTCTTCCTCAGAGCTGTGTGAACGGGTACCTTCAGGCGTTCTCTCTGCAGAACACCAGCAAGGGGGTCTTAAGCACCTCCCCATCCATCCGAGGAGGAGGTTACTCCTCGCTGAACGGCATCCGCGTTCTCAGCCTGTTGTGGATCATTTGCGGCCACTCTGCACAGTTCCCTGTAATCAACACCTTGG ATAACTACaaaaactggaagaaaactgTTGAGAGCAGCCCTCTCTACGTGCTTACTATCAGCGGACCCGTTTTTCTGGCTGTAGACACCTTCCTGCTGCTGGG aggtCTGCTTAGCGCCAGGTCCCTGCTGGGCTCCATCGACAAGGCCGAAGACAAACTGAGCCCCAGCTTGGTTGCGGGCTATCTATTCAAGAGAATCAAACG GATTCAGCCGCTGCATTTGTTCATCATGTGTCTAACCATTGGCCTCATCTCTGTGGTCCAGTGGGGGCCGTACTGGTTCCCGTTTGTAGACACAATGATGGACTGTAAGGCCTACTGGTGGGCTAATTTACTGCTAATCACCAATCTCCTCCCAGTCCACGAGATA TGCATTCCTTGGACGTGGTACTTGTCTCTGGACTTCCAGTGTTACGCCACTACTCCTCTgttggtttatttttacagact AAACAGAGGCGTGTTCACGGTCGTGGCCGGAGGTCTCCTGCTGATGACCACGGTGGCCGGTGCAGTCATAACTGCAATCATGCAGCTACCGGTATTTCAGCCATCAACAAT GACATCTGAGAATTACGTTTTATACTACTACGTGAAACCCTACACAAGATATGGGCCATTCCTAATAGGGATCTTGACTGGAATATACTTGAAGACGAAGAAAGATCAGCTGTTGAAGCAAAAG TGGCAGGCGGCGCttggttggttctgctgcctgtcccTCATGGCGGCTTTGGTCGGATTGCCCTACGTCCTCAGGGAGACCCCAGACTATCCGTCTGCGCCGCATGCCCTCTATCAGGGGCTGCACCGACCACTCTGGGCACTGGCGGTCACCTGGATCATCCTGGCCTGTGAGGAGGGATATGGAG GATTTATCAACGACCTCTTGTCGCTGAGTTTCTGGGTCCCTCTTTCCAACATTAGTTTCGCCTGCTATCTGAGTCACCCCGTTTTCATCATCCTCTACATCGGCTTGCAAGAAACCCCAATCCACTACACGGACCTCAATTTT ATGTACCTGTTCCTTGGGCACCTGGTGTTGACGTTGGTGGTGAGCTACGTGCTCACTGTGCTAGTTGAGAAGCCCTACCTCCTACTAAAATGGAGCAGCACATAA
- the oacyl gene encoding O-acyltransferase like protein isoform X1 produces MALSSLVFLLLVGGVVSGVPTVSQRCVTDTDTFLSDINRDEPKEYAVHMYDAFGKMGSNVKGGNANRPGLLQQCSSARGPSFSGQYCQVFLRQGTVQYFVGICVPDSCKEEDVQILVVYGRLQFNQMSLIPPLPSVLVNESTQEMIMTHCLSSAVDPDASDVTCLFVCCVMVALPLAATLFTAMIKWQRNREVSPAVEAARLNSGLNLYGSMKTNGSSSREMNNSISEGNTDSRPARLCLPQSCVNGYLQAFSLQNTSKGVLSTSPSIRGGGYSSLNGIRVLSLLWIICGHSAQFPVINTLDNYKNWKKTVESSPLYVLTISGPVFLAVDTFLLLGGLLSARSLLGSIDKAEDKLSPSLVAGYLFKRIKRIQPLHLFIMCLTIGLISVVQWGPYWFPFVDTMMDCKAYWWANLLLITNLLPVHEICIPWTWYLSLDFQCYATTPLLVYFYRLNRGVFTVVAGGLLLMTTVAGAVITAIMQLPVFQPSTMTSENYVLYYYVKPYTRYGPFLIGILTGIYLKTKKDQLLKQKWQAALGWFCCLSLMAALVGLPYVLRETPDYPSAPHALYQGLHRPLWALAVTWIILACEEGYGGFINDLLSLSFWVPLSNISFACYLSHPVFIILYIGLQETPIHYTDLNFMYLFLGHLVLTLVVSYVLTVLVEKPYLLLKWSST; encoded by the exons ATGGCCCTGAGTTCGCTGGTGTTCCTTCTCCTCGTCGGGGGTGTCGTCTCGGGGGTCCCGACGGTGTCCCAGAGATGCGTGACGGATACCGACACTTTTCTGTCGGACATTAACCGGGACGAGCCAAAGGAATATGCTGTTcaca TGTACGACGCATTCGGAAAGATGGGTAGCAACGTCAAGGGGGGCAACGCCAACCGGCCCGGTCTGCTGCAGCAGTGCAGCTCGGCCCGGGGCCCCAGCTTCTCCGGACAGTACTGCCAGGTGTTCCTTAGGCAg GGAACAGTCCAGTACTTCGTGGGTATTTGTGTGCCTGATTCCTGCAAGGAGGAGGACGTGCAAATATTGGTGGTTTACG GCAGACTTCAGTTTAACCAGATGTCTCTCATCCCTCCATTGCCTTCCGTCCTGGTCAACGAGTCCACTCAGGAGATGATCATGACCCACTGTTTGTCGAGCGCGGTCGACCCCGACGCCTCCGACGTCACCTGCCT GTTTGTTTGCTGCGTGATGGTGGCTCTTCCTCTGGCGGCCACCCTGTTTACGGCTATGATAAAGTGGCAGCGGAACAGGGAGGTCAGTCCTGCAGTGGAGGCGGCCCGTTTAAACTCCGGCCTCAACCTCTACGGGTCCATGAAGACCAACGGCTCATCCAGCAGGGAAATGAATAACAGCATCTCTGAAGGGAATA CAGACAGCAGACCTGCACGGCTGTGTCTTCCTCAGAGCTGTGTGAACGGGTACCTTCAGGCGTTCTCTCTGCAGAACACCAGCAAGGGGGTCTTAAGCACCTCCCCATCCATCCGAGGAGGAGGTTACTCCTCGCTGAACGGCATCCGCGTTCTCAGCCTGTTGTGGATCATTTGCGGCCACTCTGCACAGTTCCCTGTAATCAACACCTTGG ATAACTACaaaaactggaagaaaactgTTGAGAGCAGCCCTCTCTACGTGCTTACTATCAGCGGACCCGTTTTTCTGGCTGTAGACACCTTCCTGCTGCTGGG aggtCTGCTTAGCGCCAGGTCCCTGCTGGGCTCCATCGACAAGGCCGAAGACAAACTGAGCCCCAGCTTGGTTGCGGGCTATCTATTCAAGAGAATCAAACG GATTCAGCCGCTGCATTTGTTCATCATGTGTCTAACCATTGGCCTCATCTCTGTGGTCCAGTGGGGGCCGTACTGGTTCCCGTTTGTAGACACAATGATGGACTGTAAGGCCTACTGGTGGGCTAATTTACTGCTAATCACCAATCTCCTCCCAGTCCACGAGATA TGCATTCCTTGGACGTGGTACTTGTCTCTGGACTTCCAGTGTTACGCCACTACTCCTCTgttggtttatttttacagact AAACAGAGGCGTGTTCACGGTCGTGGCCGGAGGTCTCCTGCTGATGACCACGGTGGCCGGTGCAGTCATAACTGCAATCATGCAGCTACCGGTATTTCAGCCATCAACAAT GACATCTGAGAATTACGTTTTATACTACTACGTGAAACCCTACACAAGATATGGGCCATTCCTAATAGGGATCTTGACTGGAATATACTTGAAGACGAAGAAAGATCAGCTGTTGAAGCAAAAG TGGCAGGCGGCGCttggttggttctgctgcctgtcccTCATGGCGGCTTTGGTCGGATTGCCCTACGTCCTCAGGGAGACCCCAGACTATCCGTCTGCGCCGCATGCCCTCTATCAGGGGCTGCACCGACCACTCTGGGCACTGGCGGTCACCTGGATCATCCTGGCCTGTGAGGAGGGATATGGAG GATTTATCAACGACCTCTTGTCGCTGAGTTTCTGGGTCCCTCTTTCCAACATTAGTTTCGCCTGCTATCTGAGTCACCCCGTTTTCATCATCCTCTACATCGGCTTGCAAGAAACCCCAATCCACTACACGGACCTCAATTTT ATGTACCTGTTCCTTGGGCACCTGGTGTTGACGTTGGTGGTGAGCTACGTGCTCACTGTGCTAGTTGAGAAGCCCTACCTCCTACTAAAATGGAGCAGCACATAA